The Spirochaetota bacterium DNA window GCATAGTAGGTATCATAAACACTGATCGTACCAAAATTGACGGAAGCTATATTCGCGAGGCAATCCGTATCCAAAATGAGCGAGGGAACGGCCTTGGAGGTGGTTTTGCAGCATATGGCATTTATCCTGAACATAAAGATAATTATGCAGTTCATATTATGTATCAGGCAGGCCGGCACAGTGATGTTATTAAAAAAATTGAAAATTTTCTGGAACAAAAAACCAAGGTTCATCATTCTGAAGAAATCCCTGTGTATCCAACAAGCGTGATTCCATCAGGACCATACTTTAAACGCTACTTTGTTAATCCCTTAAAAGAACAAATACCCGTTGGTAAAAATGAAGATGATGCTATGGTTGATATTGTGATGGCAATTAACAAAATGGGAGATGCGTATGTCATTTCTTCAGGTAAAGATATGGGGGTATTTAAGGGAGTAGGATTCCCTGAAGACATTGCTGATTTTTTCCGCATACAGGATTACAAAGGCTACATGTGGATTGCTCATAACCGTTTTCCCACCAACACTCCTGGATGGTGGGGTGGTGCCCATCCGTTTACAATACTTGATAAAGCTGTAGTCCATAATGGTGAGATAACAAGTTATGGCACCAATAAACGGTGGCTTGAGATGTTTGGTTACTTCTGCATGCTTCAGACTGATACTGAGGTTATAAGCTACATCTTTGACAAGCTTACCCGCAAAGATGGCTTGAGTGTTGAGGATGCCTGCTTTGTGATGGCACCTGCATTATGGGAAGACATAGAATATGAAAAGTCACATAAAAAAATGCTTCTGCGCCAGATGTATGGTCAGGCTATTGTTAATGGTCCGTTTGGAATAGTACTCACACATTCAGGTGGGGCGATAGTTCTTAATGATAGGAACAAACTTAGGCCAGTAGTTTGTGCGCGTGTTGGCTCAACCTACTACGCATCATCAGAAGAATGCAGTATACGATTACTATCTCCAAAAGTTGATGAGCTTTGGTCGCCAAAAGGTGGTGAGGCTGTTATTATAAATTTAGCTAAGGAGGAGGCGGCATAATGGCTTCAATGAAGAATAACTGGAAAACCATACCTCCTTTTCACCCTG harbors:
- a CDS encoding glutamine amidotransferase family protein, with translation MCGIVGIINTDRTKIDGSYIREAIRIQNERGNGLGGGFAAYGIYPEHKDNYAVHIMYQAGRHSDVIKKIENFLEQKTKVHHSEEIPVYPTSVIPSGPYFKRYFVNPLKEQIPVGKNEDDAMVDIVMAINKMGDAYVISSGKDMGVFKGVGFPEDIADFFRIQDYKGYMWIAHNRFPTNTPGWWGGAHPFTILDKAVVHNGEITSYGTNKRWLEMFGYFCMLQTDTEVISYIFDKLTRKDGLSVEDACFVMAPALWEDIEYEKSHKKMLLRQMYGQAIVNGPFGIVLTHSGGAIVLNDRNKLRPVVCARVGSTYYASSEECSIRLLSPKVDELWSPKGGEAVIINLAKEEAA